From a single Nicotiana tomentosiformis chromosome 2, ASM39032v3, whole genome shotgun sequence genomic region:
- the LOC138904609 gene encoding uncharacterized protein encodes MLRKDAATNWTKDCQNAFDRIKEYLSTPPVLVPPEPGRPLILYISILDGAFGYVLIRVPESIITDSAANLNSDLMKAMYENFKIKHKNFTAYRPQMNGAMEAANKNIKKLLKKMVDNHKQWHKRLPFALLGYQTTVCMSTGATPYLLVYGMDSVIPAEVEIPSLRIIQEAELSDAEWVRSRYEQLALIDGKRMNAVCHGQLYQNRISRAFNKRVKPRHFAPGQMMLK; translated from the exons ATGTTAAGGAAGGATGCCGCAACCAATTGGACTAAAGACTGCCAGAAcgcttttgacagaatcaaagaatatttgtccacaccgccagtcctggtcccaccagaacctggtagaccactgaTACTCTATATCTCTatattagatggggctttcggttaTGTCTTG ATTCgggttccagagtccatcatcaccgacagcgccgccaatctcaatagtgacctaatgaaagctatgtacgaaaacttcaaaatcaagcacaagaatttcACAGCATACCggcctcaaatgaatggagccaTGGAGgctgcaaacaagaatatcaagaaattACTGAagaagatggtagacaaccacaagcaatggcacaaaaggttaccatttgccttattagGGTACCAGACCACAGTTTGCATgtcaaccggggcaactccttacctattggtcTACGGTATGGATTCCGTCATTCCTGCCGAGGTAGAAATTCCCTCCCTAAGAATTATACAggaagctgaactcagtgatgcagagtgGGTAAGAAGtcgctatgaacaattagctctcattgatgggaaaagaatgaatgcagtgtgtcatggacaactttatcagaacagaatatccagagctttcaacaaaagggtcaaacctaggcATTTCGCACCGGGGCAGATGATGCTGAAATGA